DNA sequence from the Vanrija pseudolonga chromosome 7, complete sequence genome:
CTCGCCAGTGACGAGGAGCCAGAAGAGACCCTCGGGGAGGGGCTCGCTGCCACCAGGGGCCTTGGGAAGGGCCTTCTGGGCCTCGGGGATGGTGAGGCCACGGAAGCGGATaccctcgtcggcgtcgaggacggagCCCTCCCAGATGAGGCCCTGGGAAGTGAGTTAGCCGGTTGTTGTCTCTCCAAgctggcctggcctggcccACTCACCTTGATGCCACGCATGCCACCGTAAGCCTGGTCGACGGTGTACTCGCCGAAGCTCTTGTTGCCGTAGGCGGCACGGACAGACTTGACctcctcaatctccttgGGGATGAGCTCGGTCAGGCGCTCCTTGAGCGTCTGGACCTGGGtagccgacgaggccgagaacTGGCGGGCCACGACGGGCGCGCGGAGCTGGGGGGAGTGTTAGAATCGCCGCATTCTGAAGGTGCTACAGAGGAAGGGGCAGTAGTGGTCGAGGGGGCAGTGGACGAAGGAGTGACTCTGGTCAACGGATGGGGGTAGGGAAAAAATGGAAACATTCGCCAGTGTAAcgagtgtgggtggtgtggttTTTCTCAGAGGGATACATgatggaggacgacgacgaggcgacgacgacgactggcttTAAGCAGCCcgcaggcagcgagcagcgcgcgtgTCTTCTTCTCTCTCGGGTAGTCGGCGAGCATGTACCAGGAGGTAGGTCGCGTGATGCAGCTCACAGCCTCGAGCTGTTCGTGATGATGCTTACCTGGCGGCGGAGAGCAGTGCGGGTGGTAGCGAGCATTttgacgaggtgggtggtcGTGGGTGGTAGGAGCAAAGGAACGGTGCTGTTTTAATGGGTGGTGAGTGACGGATTTGGCGGGGCGGATGGCGCGGAGGGGcgtgggctggctgggctggctgggctggctgccgggcgcgggcgcgcgggccaAGAGACAAAAGTCACCGGGGCGGCGTAGCATGCTTAGCCgttgggggtgggtgggtgggggggacCTGACTGactctggctggctgggcatGCGGCCCGGTGACGAGCCAGACACGCTGGGGATGCAAACTCGCCAGGGCCATCCCAGCGGCACTGGCTGCTGCATGTCGGCTCGTCATTGGCTCGAGGGCAAACGGGCCGAGGAAACAACCACCAGCCAGTCGACCTTACACCACGCAGGGCATAGGGTCTTGCTTTCTACAGACACGACTGCCCTcgtcacccacccacccacccagtaCCAGTCTACCACACACACATGTTCGGCGCAAGCGGACCACCGTGGCCGATCCTGAAAATtccgatgccgccgacggccaaACTCGTCGCTGATAGTCTAGTTTACGTATGCAGCCActtctcctcgcccgccgttgtagcatgcagcatgcagcataACCCTTGCTTATATGACGTCAATGCATGGCCGGCAAACCTCCAACCGGCGGCCCGTATGAGGTGCCATGGCGGAATGAAACACTGAATGCCTCCTCTCTATATGTCTGCTGAAAGAGTCAACATCAGCAACATCCTCGGTAGCGACGGCGCgaacgacgacagcgatgCACTAACCTACTGCGCTAGTAGAGATCTGACGCCTCCTCAATCACGTCGTCAATCTTGAGGATCATGCGCACGACCTGGGTtgcgagcagcagctgcgaCCTCTTGGAAATAAGGGGGTCGTAGACAAACTGCTCCTTCATGTCTGTAACAAGGTTGTCAGCCCAGAGCGCCCCCTGGCGTCGCGAAGCTGCACCCCCGCAGCCCCCCGCAGTGTAACCCGCGCCATCGTCAGGCACAAGCACTCACCATTTTGTCCGCGTCCAAGGCAGTCAATGCCAAGGCGAGGGTTCTTCTCCGTAACCTGCCTGCTCTTGACATCGGCCAAAGTGTCAATGGGCGACAGACCCGAGTTCTCGGCAAGAGCCAGGGGAATAGCGTCGAGGGCCTGAGCAAACGCCCGCATTGCGTACTGCTCGATCGTGGGGATCTATCGGCATAGTTAGCTGGAGCACCGGAAAGTTGGGCGGGGACCCACCTCATCGGCCTTTTTGGCGACCGCAATTGATGCGCAAATCTCGGCAGCACCTCCGCCGTACACCACCCGGTTATCCCGAACAAGGTTGCGCACAACACAGATGGCGTCGTGGAGAGCACGTTTGGCCTCGTCAATGATCTGGAGCGCCGCGTCAGGGTGTACACTTGTTGCGGGGCTGTCGGAACACTCACCATCTTGTTGCTTCCGCGGACAAAGACAGTCACGGCACGCGAGTTGGCGCACTCCTCAATAACCAACATCTTCTCCCTCGTCGTGCCAAACGACAACTCGCGAACGATGCCCGCGTGACCAAGCTTGTCCGCGGACAGGTCCTCGAAACGGGGAACGATACGGCCGTTTGTAGCAatggcgatgagctcgatCTCGGGACCACCAACCCAGCGAACGGCGGGAAGCTCGTTCTGCATGAGCAGGTGgttggcctcgtcgtcaaagccCCACTGGCAGATGACGAGGTTGGCGCCCGTGTCCTTGACTCTGAAGCGAGTTAGCGACCCACCATTCGACAAAAGGCAAGGTATGCGAAGACCCGAGTGCACAGGCCACAGAAAGGaggcttgggcggcggggatgtATTTCCCCGGGCCTGGAGTCGATCGCGAGGAGAGCCAACCCGCATTCCAGCCGCTGGCCTCCGCACAGAGAGACTCTCCGGCTGCGGGGTAACGAGGAGCGGAGAAATGGTGGGTGGCTTGGCGTCGATTCCGATGCTCGCGATGCCCCCTGCCATGCCACTGCCACGCGATTCCGCCACGCGATGACCGCGTGGCACCGACGTCTCCatcctcgacaacctcgacaacctcgaaAACCTCGACACCTTCCACAGTTCACTCACAATCTGATCATGTCCTGGAACTTCTCCTTCTCGTACTCGCGGAGCTTCTTGTACTCCTCGACGCTCTCAATGTCAAGCTTGTGCTTGGTCTTGGGGCGGGGAGGCTCGAAGGGGCAGGTGAGGATGGCAATCTTGGCGTCGTGGATCTCGCGGGGCATCTGGGGGTGCGACATGTCCTTGTCGATGATAACACCCTTGACGAGCGAAGTGTCCTCGAGGGCAccgccgaccttgccgtcgaccttgatgagctcaaagtcgacgtccttgcgctggaggtcggcgaccgaaaggacggcgtcgacggcaatGTTGGCAAACTTGTCGTGGGCGATGGACACGCTGGGGTCAGTTGTGCATATGGCAGATCGGCTTACATCTTGCTGCCGAGCGACGTCTTGGCCGTCTTGACGAGGTTGGAGGTGTCCTCCTTGCTGAAAGTGATCTGGGGTGAGTTGCGGCCCCTATCTGTGCAACTTACAGTGTCGGCGAcacggtcgagctcggcaatgGCGACCTCGCAGGCGCGCTCGTAGCCATCAGCAATACGGATGGGGTGGATACCGCGGTcgatgagggcgagggccgaggtGAGGAGGGCTCCGGCGAGGACTGGGCGGGAGTCAGTATAACCACAGAAACAGCATCACGCCACGCACCAACAACACCAGTGGTGCCGTCGCCAATCTCGTCATCCTGCGACTTGGAGACCTCGACCAGGAGCTTTGCAATCTGGTGCTCGACCTCCATCTGGCTGAGAATGGTCGCGCCGTCATTAGTCACGGTGATGTCTCCATCGGGCGAGATGAGGAtcttgtcgaggccgcgagGTCCGAGCGACGATTTGATAATGTTGGTGACTGGGGTAAGCGTTAGAGGGTGTCTGGAAGTGAAAGCTGCGCGGCCAAGGTCACCGCCGTGTGCCCACTACTcaccagcgcgcgcagcgaggaTGTGGCTCTGGTCCGTGCGTCagcggtgccggtgccggcgcgaGCAACACGAGAACAACTTACGCGGGTGGCATCGAGGCCGTGGGTGCGgaccttcttgccctgcTCCCTGTCGTCGGTGTCAGTGTCCAGCCAGTGGCAAGAAGCGCAAAGCGCAGAGCGCACCTAACGATGATGAACGGCCTGCCGTTCTGAGAAGACAGTCAGCACGCGCCCGGCGATACCCAacgcccccaccgccactcacctcgtcCTGCGCGTACACTGCCTGTCCGGGGTTGATCTGGTCGACCGACATGATGCCTGCGTTTGTGTGGGCTGGCGGGTGGTCGGAAGAAGTGGTGTTGAACAAAGTCGAAGCTGGAAGAAACACGACTTTGTGAATGGAAGTTGTTGAGAcgcgtggcggcgagtgggTCACGTGGTGGGTTaggcgggcagcggcgagcggcttgGTCACCAGGCCTACCCTACCCTGGGGCACGCCTAACCCTCCAACATGCATTTCGGTCAACATTTATTGACGtcgagacgacgacaactCACTGCActctactcgtcgtcgccacacACCATGAGCAAggcaaagggcaagggcaaggcgcccgaccccgcgctcgcaCGGCCAAAGGTCAAggggccgccgccagcagcggaCACGGGGCCGACAGCGAGCGAGACCAAGGTGCGCGCCATTCCGCCCTCAAGCGACCCATACGCCTACCGCGTGAAGAACGGCGACGTCAAGTCGTACGCGCAGTTTGCGGTCGACTTTCTCAAGGTAGCTAGCTCAAAAGTGGCCGTAGCTAACGTCAGCACCACCCCGGCCGACCGCTCACGATCCACACCCCGCTCGACACCCCCACCAgcgtgcagctcgcgccgcgcctcatcaccgtcgtcgagatggccaagcgcgcgctcgcgatcCTCGTGCTCACCCGCAAGGCGACAGCACACTCGATATACCAGTACAACGAGACGGGTCTGCTCGAGTCCGAGGCGGAAGTGCTTGACCTTGCGCGGGTGCTGTCCGGCAAGACGAGGTGGGTCGCCGAGCCAGCAagagctgacgcccccagGCCAAAGATGACGCACCGCCCCTTCCTCCGCATCACGCTCAACACGCAGCCGCTGGACCCCGTGCCCCCGAACGCAACGGTACAGAtcacgccgctgcgccggccgTTTGCGcgcaagcccaaggccgagcgccgcgccctcgcgcgcgcgatcaaggccgctgccgccgccgacgccgagagtGCCGAGGTGTCGGAGccgcctgctcctgctgcggccgccgccgaggtgccaGCCGCAGCACCCGCACCTGTTCGCGAGGCGCCGCCACACGTCGGCGTCACGCCTCAAGAgccgaagaagaagcgcaagtcCAATGCCAACGACGCTGGCGGTAGCAAGCGCCGTAGGCAGTAGACTAGACGAGTATCGCACGATTCATCAAGCGCATCAGCGTGGCCTAGACCACGCCTGAACACCTGCATTCGATCACATAGGCAGACCAACGCCTACGACCCCCCTGCATCCTCTCACTACACTAGCGTAGCGAGTCTTGGCACTCTGGCCAATCGCTCCGCTCGTGTTGGCACCCTGCATCCTGGCAacgctcgctccgctcgtgTTGGTTCCCTGCATCCCTCAGCACTGGCTACGTCCATGTTGCCACCCCCACCCTCGCAAcactcgctccgctcgtgTCGCCTGTATCATATCCCAGTAATAGACGGTGCATAATGTAATGTACAACACGACACTCTTCCCACCGGGAGGGAAGTGCGCATGGAAGCCAGGGCTAGGGGTTCAAGATGTCCGCACGGCGGATGTGCTCCGTGGAATGAGAATAAATGGCAAGACGGGACAAGACATTGTTTTGTTGATGCAAGAGGCGACCGCAACCGTCAAGGCACGACTATGCTTAGAAGAGACTGGCCGTGAGCAGGGCAGCGGCTCCCATGAGGCCGACCGAcattggcgacgaggggagCGCAGCGCTGGTCGAGTTCGGCGCAAGGACACCAACTTGTGTGGCCTTGACACAAATACCAagcgccttggcgtcgccgGCAGTGGCAAAGATGTAGGGAAGGCCGCCGTAGCCCGGCTGGGCGTACGAAATGGACAAGGAGCCACCCGCGCCGGTAATGTACTGCTGGCACGAGAGGAGGTCGATGAGGGCCGTCTGGGACGGCCAGCCCGTCGCGTTGATGCCAAAGCTCGTGTTTTCTTCAGGCGAGCCACGGTTGTTGAGCGTGTAGATGATTGGGCCCTTGCGGAAGGCAATGTCGTTCTGCGTCACACCGATGGCGGTCGAGTTGTCGTCCATGTACGACTTGCCGTTGAACTGGAGGCCAGAGGTGATGAGCTGCTTGCGGATAAGGTTGAGACGGGCAATGCGCTGGTAGGTCGTGCCGTTCTCGTAGTTTGTGGGCCAGAGGGCGGCACGGTTGTACGGGTCATCGTGGCCGTTGGCAAGGTCCTGCTCCTGGCCGTAGTAGGTGACGGGGATACCCTCAATCATGAACTGGGCAACCATGGCGTTGTAGGCAAGCACGGGGTCGGCAGTGATGTTGCGGAAGCGAGCCATGTCGTGGTTCTCGAGGAAGTTGCCAATGACCCTGGGGTTGTTGTACGACGAGAGGGCCTGACCAACAGCAACACCAAAGTCGGTCATGTTGCTGTTCTTGGGCTTGATGCTAAAGGCCTTGGAGATGGCACCGTTCATGGGGAAGCCAAGAACCGAGTCCATCCAGCCCTGGTTCTGGTAGCTGGAGGTGAACTGCCAGCTGCCGTCGTAGACCTCGCCAGTGGTGAAGACGCCAGCCGACTGGGTGAATCCAGACCAGAACTGGCCAGGAATGTgcttgccggcgtcgagacggAGCCCGTCAATGTTGTACTTGGTCACAAAGTCCTTGATGAAGCTGTTGAGAGTGGAAATGACATAGGGGTTCTCCGTGTTGACGTCCATCAGGGGCAGGTTGGCGTCACCAAACCAGCAGTACTCGCAAGAAGTCTGGTTCGAGTAGTCGATCCAGCACTGCTTGTGGAAGTAGGCGGGGTCGGTCCACATCGAGTTGTCGGCGGCCAGGCTCTCGCTGCTAAGGGAGTCGTTCTGGTTCAAGGTGGGGATCGAGTTGATGGCAATGTCGATCATGATGTACATGTTGCGCTTGTGCAGCTCGGTGATGAGGGTGACGAGGTCTTCCTCGGAGCCGAAGCGGGCGTTGAGCTTGGTCACATCGTTGACCCAGTAACCGTGGTATGCATAGTTGTAAGGCGTGTGGACGTCGATGTTCTCTGCGGTGTGTGTTAGTCGTGACtgggtcgtggtcgtgggtGGGCCGTGCGACCGCGTAATGCCGTGAAGAAGGATCTCAGGCACTGGCATTAGGAAGACGTACGGTGAACAGGGGAGATCCAGATCGCATCGATGCCCATGCCTTGCAAGTagtcgagcttgtcgataATCGACAGCCAGGTGCCACCACACCATGTCTGTGCAACGGGGTCACACGTCTCGGGGACGGGGTTGGTGCGAGCAGGAGCATCAGCGGAGGGAGGAGCGAAACGGTCGGTCAGGAGCCTGGCCGTAAGCGGATGCCACAACAAGCTAAAGGACGAGTGTTTCCGCCCTTAACGTAACGACCGACCGACTCACTGGTAGATGCTACGCGAGCGCCATtcgtcggcgttggcagCGTTGACGCTGTGCAAAGAGGCAGCGAccgcgagcagagcagcggCAGTGAAGCGCATGGTGGAAGGCGAGGGTGGGGCGGTGCGATGGGGGCGGCAGACAGGCGACAAGCGTAATGGCGGGGCCGAAAACGAGTGTAGGTTGTTTCCGAGGGGCAGAGGAGATTCAACGACGGCCCGGGTCGTTTAAGAGGGGaaggtcgaggtcaagaTGAGGGGGGAGTTCAAGCAACGAGCGTGGGGGTGTGCGTGATGCACAGGTTATAAGAGGCAAAAGTCACTGGGTGtttgtgtggtggtggttgtgagGGAGAGAAAGAAACGCAGGAGACTCGAGAGATGGCCAGCAAGAGAGTAAGGAGAGTTggctgcggcgacggcgacggcggcggcgccgctgcagaCGCCAGCCAGTATGCTCCTCGTCTCTCGTCCCCCCTTTGGCCCGGCTGGGTGTTACAGGATGAAcccaggcggcggccaggcagGTCGAGAGCCAAGAGTGTACGCCCAGAGCTGCCCAAGCAAGACTAAGGGGCCTTGCCCCCCCTTGTTGGTATTATTTTCTTCCCTCCTTGCTGCCTCTGTCCACTCTTGACGcgccgggcgcgccgaggcacGCGACTTCAGGGTAAAACAACCAAGGGAAGCCCAACTAAGGCAGCaagcgcgcagcagccaaAGAAGCCAAGGGGCGTGACGCCTCTGGGCTCTGTGCCCACCTGGGGGCACGTACGGCGTGCCTGTGACGTCTACCCTGAATAGCATCAGTCAGGCATCGCCAGTCTAGGGGGTTTGAAAgaaacaacaacaatggggCCCTAATGGGTCTACAGGTCAGTCAGTCATGGCCCGGCGCTGACCACCTTTGCTTTCATTCCCTCGGAGCTGTACCAACCCCCAACCCCTCATCCTTCCTCGCGCGGTCAAGTGACCACTTGCAAGGAGCcagcactcgtcgtcgcgtcccTAAATACTACCTGGTGGCAcctggtggcggcgaggataGAAGTCTTGCAGCCTTCTATCGCCGTacgcgtcgcgacgacggtcaACCAGAGATGGCTTGCCCCCAACATACGCCGGGGGAAAAGGGGATTGGGTGGATGCGCGGGCAatgtcgcgcggcgcgcgtcgtggaTGGGGCAAGGCGCCTCtggctgctgttgctgcggcTCACCCACCCAAGTGGTGCACGTCGGGCCGATTCTGACACTGTTGCTGCGTTGCATGTCCTCTACGACGGCTTTGGCGAGGCAGACAACAAAAAAAAAAACTGTATGGCGGGTAATATCAGGTGGTTAGGGACCGCAGCATGCGTCCGATCACAGCTGCCCCTTGACTTGAAGCTAATCTCGGCCAGTCACTGCGCACACTGGTCTCGACCAAAAGGACACAAACATTGGAGCAAGCTTTCAACCTTGGGCCGGGCGGCGGGAcattgcgcgcgcgcggagtATCTGCTGCTGGGCGAATGCCGCTCGGCACAATGACACAACGCCCCCTCGTTCACCGTTGCTACATGGCAACCAGtctcgcgacggcgcgtctcctcggcgtccgatCGTGCATGCTGCCTGCGTTGCTACGTTCCGGCGGCTGACCACCCACACATGCACATTGCGAACAGCCCCCCGTCGTGACAGTTACAGGGCCAGGAGGCCAGGAGACGCAGGAGGTCATGTAGCAGCACTTGTGCACTGTTGCATGGGGGCGAGGTGGCATTGAGTGGTGAGCAACTTGCCCACGGCCAATACACAAGGAGAACGGGACATGGGCTCATCCCGGTGCCTCTGCTCGCCCAAACGCTTGCcttgtggttgttgttgttcttgTCCTTGTTGCTTTCAGCGCTAGCACGAGTTGACGCGACGGCTGCCCCGCGTCGGTCAGCCAGTCAGTCAGCCAGTCGCGCCAGTCGGCCACTCGGGCGGCAGTCGTCAAGGCCGGTTGTTTTGCCGACCGTTGGCTGCTACGTCGGACTACTGTAGGGCGACTGACGGCCTGTCCCGAGGAAGAGTGACGCGCGCTCATCTTTATACCTGGCAACACTGCTACACTGATCCACGCCTAGTTTCGGGGCAGGCATGCAGGCCCGGCCCGACGCGGGGCGTACACAAGGCGCCGCGATGTGCACCCACCAGGCGCGGGGCACGCGGGGGAAGACAGAcgcacaagcacaagcgcTTGACAATGCGCCGTGTCAATCCCagaagcgcgcgccgcgcggcagaGACATCACGTGAACTCTGCCATACATGCATGCCCCACTCATCGTCTTCCCCATGCCTTGCTCGTGTGCGCATTGGCGTCTCGTCGATTGGGCCGTGTACATGGCAACATTGACACGGCCACTGCGgcatggccgccgcgcgcgtgtaGATCGCTGCGCAGAGGCCCACTGATctgcagcaccagcagcgatAGTCATTCCGCGCTCAGGCCAATGAAAAGTGACTCGCTTGTTGGGCTGAGGGGGCCCACAATCCACAGTC
Encoded proteins:
- the cct5 gene encoding T-complex protein 1 subunit epsilon, translated to MSVDQINPGQAVYAQDENGRPFIIVREQGKKVRTHGLDATRSHILAARAVTNIIKSSLGPRGLDKILISPDGDITVTNDGATILSQMEVEHQIAKLLVEVSKSQDDEIGDGTTGVVVLAGALLTSALALIDRGIHPIRIADGYERACEVAIAELDRVADTITFSKEDTSNLVKTAKTSLGSKIVSIAHDKFANIAVDAVLSVADLQRKDVDFELIKVDGKVGGALEDTSLVKGVIIDKDMSHPQMPREIHDAKIAILTCPFEPPRPKTKHKLDIESVEEYKKLREYEKEKFQDMIRLVKDTGANLVICQWGFDDEANHLLMQNELPAVRWVGGPEIELIAIATNGRIVPRFEDLSADKLGHAGIVRELSFGTTREKMLVIEECANSRAVTVFVRGSNKMIIDEAKRALHDAICVVRNLVRDNRVVYGGGAAEICASIAVAKKADEIPTIEQYAMRAFAQALDAIPLALAENSGLSPIDTLADVKSRQVTEKNPRLGIDCLGRGQNDMKEQFVYDPLISKRSQLLLATQVVRMILKIDDVIEEASDLY
- the LKA1 gene encoding Alpha-amylase 1, translated to MRFTAAALLAVAASLHSVNAANADEWRSRSIYQLLTDRFAPPSADAPARTNPVPETCDPVAQTWCGGTWLSIIDKLDYLQGMGIDAIWISPVHQNIDVHTPYNYAYHGYWVNDVTKLNARFGSEEDLVTLITELHKRNMYIMIDIAINSIPTLNQNDSLSSESLAADNSMWTDPAYFHKQCWIDYSNQTSCEYCWFGDANLPLMDVNTENPYVISTLNSFIKDFVTKYNIDGLRLDAGKHIPGQFWSGFTQSAGVFTTGEVYDGSWQFTSSYQNQGWMDSVLGFPMNGAISKAFSIKPKNSNMTDFGVAVGQALSSYNNPRVIGNFLENHDMARFRNITADPVLAYNAMVAQFMIEGIPVTYYGQEQDLANGHDDPYNRAALWPTNYENGTTYQRIARLNLIRKQLITSGLQFNGKSYMDDNSTAIGVTQNDIAFRKGPIIYTLNNRGSPEENTSFGINATGWPSQTALIDLLSCQQYITGAGGSLSISYAQPGYGGLPYIFATAGDAKALGICVKATQVGVLAPNSTSAALPSSPMSVGLMGAAALLTASLF